gcgcgcggGCATTGCTGGCCGATGtctcgccaccgcgcagATGCACACTGAGCTCTTCCATGAGCTGACTGATGTGTTgattcagcagcgccagtgcATCGTTATAGCTCACACCCTTCGCTTCCAGCTCCTCCATGAGCACCTCCTTCTCACGCTTGAgttgctccagctgctccccCAATCCTACAGAGGCGGCTTCCTGGATAGTTCTCAGCACAGGCGCAGAACGACCcccgccatcgccgcggcggccaggCTCTATGATGCTGTCGTCACCACCACTATCACGCTGGGCACCGAAATCTACAGCACCCTCAGTCCACGTTGGACCACCTGGGGCGTCAtcagctcctcttccctctctcagcaAAAGGCGCTGGTTCTCTGCAACCTCACGATCATATCGCTCTTGAAGGGCATGCAGCTCCCGCTCGCATTCGTCGCGGGCGTGCACTGCagccctctctgcccctcgCGCCCCATCCAGCAAATTCACGAACTCCTCTAGTTTCTCGAGCGTGTCAGTGCACTCTAAGGAAGTACATTCCAGTTCACGTTCCACAGAGCACAAACGGTCCTCATAATACATCCTTAATAGCTCTGTCGATTCCTCCGCCAactccagcgcctcctcccacatCCGGCGCCACAATTCCTCCCTTCTAAACATCTCTACAGTACTCAATAAAAcaacaccatcaccaccagcaacagcacccTCATCAGCGAACGCAAAACCTTCCGCAAACTCCGACAACCTAGTTTCGACAACAATACACCTCcgttcacacacacaaggctCAACGCCAACCCTCTCTTCACTCATCTCTTCAGACATACCACGCACTTTCGatacctcctcctccaaNNNNNNNNNNNNNNNNNNNNNNNNNNNNNNNNNNNNNNNNNNNNNNNNNNNNNNNNNNNNNNNNNNNNNNNNNNNNNNNNNNNNNNNNNNNNNNNNNNNNNNNNNNNNNNNNNNNNNNNNNNNNNNNNNNNNNNNNNNNNNNNNNNNNNNNNNNNNNNNNNNNNNNNNNNNNNNNNNNNNNNNNNNNNNNNNNNNNNNNNNNNNNNNNNNNNNNNNNNNNNNNNNNNNNNNNNNNNNNNNNNNNNNNNNNNNNNNNNNNNNNNNNNNNNNNNNNNNNNNNNNNNNNNNNNNNNNNNNNNNNNNNNNNNNNNNNNNNNNNNNNNNNNNNNNNNNNNNNNNNNNNNNNNNNNNNNNNNNNNNNNNNNNNNNNNNNNNNNNNNNNNNNNNNNNNNNNNNNNNNNNNNNNNNNNNNNNNNNNNNNNNNNNNNNNNNNNNNNNNNNNNNNNNNNNNNNNNNNNNNNNNNNNNNNNNNNNNNNNNNNNNNNNNNNNNNNNNNNNNNNNNNNNNNNNNNNNNNNNNNNNNNNNNNNNNNNNNNNNNNNNNNNNNNNNNNNNNNNNNNNNNNNNNNNNNNNNNNNNNNNNNNNNNNNNNNNNNNNNNNNNNNNNNNNNNNNNNNNNNNNNNNNNNNNNNNNNNNNNNNNNNNNNNNNNNNNNNNNNNNNNNNNNNNNNNNNNNNNNNNNNNNNNNNNNNNNNNNNNNNNNNNNNNNNNNNNNNNNNNNNNNNNNNNNNNNNNNNNNNNNNNNNNNNNNNNNNNNNNNNNNNNNNNNNNNNNNNNNNNNNNNNNNNNNNNNNNNNNNNNNNNNNNNNNNNNNNNNNNNNNNNNNNNNNNNNNNNNNNNNNNNNNNNNNNNNNNNNNNNNNNNNNNNNNNNNNNNNNNNNNNNNNNNNNNNNNNNNNNNNNNNNNNNNNNNNNNNNNNNNNNNNNNNNNNNNNNNNNNNNNNNNNNNNNNNNNNNNNNNNNNNNNNNNNNNNNNNNNNNNNNNNNNNNNNNNNNNNNNNNNNNNNNNNNNNNNNNNNNNNNNNNNNNNNNNNNNNNNNNNNNNNNNNNNNNNNNNNNNNNNNNNNNNNNNNNNNNNNNNNNNNNNNNNNNNNNNNNNNNNNNNNNNNNNNNNNNNNNNNNNNNNNNNNNNNNNNNNNNNNNNNNNNNNNNNNNNNNNNNNNNNNNNNNNNNNNNNNNNNNNNNNNNNNNNNNNNNNNNNNNNNNNNNNNNNNNNNNNNNNNNNNNNNNNNNNNNNNNNNNNNNNNNNNNNNNNNNNNNNNNNNNNNNNNNNNNNNNNNNNNNNNNNNNNNNNNNNNNNNNNNNNNNNNNNNNNNNNNNNNNNNNNNNNNNNNNNNNNNNNNNNNNNNNNNNNNNNNNNNNNNNNNNNNNNNNNNNNNNNNNNNNNNNNNNNNNNNNNNNNNNNNNNNNNNNNNNNNNNNNNNNNNNNNNNNNNNNNNNNNNNNNNNNNNNNNNNNNNNNNNNNNNNNNNNNNNNNNNNNNNNNNNNNNNNNNNNNNNNNNNNNNNNNNNNNNNNNNNNNNNNNNNNNNNNNNNNNNNNNNNNNNNNNNNNNNNNNNNNNNNNNNNNNNNNNNNNNNNNNNNNNNNNNNNNNNNNNNNNNNNNNNNNNNNNNNNNNNNNNNNNNNNNNNNNNNNNNNNNNNNNNNNNNNNNNNNNNNNNNNNNNNNNNNNNNNNNNNNNNNNNNNNNNNNNNNNNNNNNNNNNNNNNNNNNNNNNNNNNNNNNNNNNNNNNNNNNNNNNNNNNNNNNNNNNNNNNNNNNNNNNNNNNNNNNNNNNNNNNNNNNNNNNNNNNNNNNNNNNNNNNNNNNNNNNNNNNNNNNNNNNNNNNNNNNNNNNNNNNNNNNNNNNNNNNNNNNNNNNNNNNNNNNNNNNNNNNNNNNNNNNNNNNNNNNNNNNNNNNNNNNNNNNNNNNNNNNNNNNNNNNNNNNNNNNNNNNNNNNNNNNNNNNNNNNNNNNNNNNNNNNNNNNNNNNNNNNNNNNNNNNNNNNNNNNNNNNNNNNNNNNNNNNNNNNNNNNNNNNNNNNNNNNNNNNNNNNNNNNNNNNNNNNNNNNNNNNNNNNNNNNNNNNNNNNNNNNNNNNNNNNNNNNNNNNNNNNNNNNNNNNNNNNNNNNNNNNNNNNNNNNNNNNNNNNNNNNNNNNNNNNNNNNNNNNNNNNNNNNNNNNNNNNNNNNNNNNNNNNNNNNNNNNNNNNNNNNNNNNNNNNNNNNNNNNNNNNNNNNNNNNNNNNNNNNNNNNNNNNNNNNNNNNNNNNNNNNNNNNNNNNNNNNNNNNNNNNNNNNNNNNNNNNNNNNNNNNNNNNNNNNNNNNNNNNNNNNNNNNNNNNNNNNNNNNNNNNNNNNNNNNNNNNNNNNNNNNNNNNNNNNNNNNNNNNNNNNNNNNNNNNNNNNNNNNNNNNNNNNNNNNNNNNNNNNNNNNNNNNNNNNNNNNNNNNNNNNNNNNNNNNNNNNNNNNNNNNNNNNNNNNNNNNNNNNNNNNNNNNNNNNNNNNNNNNNNNNNNNNNNNNNNNNNNNNNNNNNNNNNNNNNNNNNNNNNNNNNNNNNNNNNNNNNNNNNNNNNNNNNNNNNNNNNNNNNNNNNNNNNNNNNNNNNNNNNNNNNNNNNNNNNNNNNNNNNNNNNNNNNNNNNNNNNNNNNNNNNNNNNNNNNNNNNNNNNNNNNNNNNNNNNNNNNNNNNNNNNNNNNNNNNNNNNNNNNNNNNNNNNNNNNNNNNNNNNNNNNNNNNNNNNNNNNNNNNNNNNNNNNNNNNNNNNNNNNNNNNNNNNNNNNNNNNNNNNNNNNNNNNNNNNNNNNNNNNNNNNNNNNNNNNNNNNNNNNNNNNNNNNNNNNNNNNNNNNNNNNNNNNNNNNNNNNNNNNNNNNNNNNNNNNNNNNNNNNNNNNNNNNNNNNNNNNNNNNNNNNNNNNNNNNNNNNNNNNNNNNNNNNNNNNNNNNNNNNNNNNNNNNNNNNNNNNNNNNNNNNNNNNNNNNNNNNNNNNNNNNNNNNNNNNNNNNNNNNNNNNNNNNNNNNNNNNNNNNNNNNNNNNNNNNNNNNNNNNNNNNNNNNNNNNNNNNNNNNNNNNNNNNNNNNNNNNNNNNNNNNNNNNNNNNNNNNNNNNNNNNNNNNNNNNNNNNNNNNNNNNNNNNNNNNNNNNNNNNNNNNNNNNNNNNNNNNNNNNNNNNNNNNNNNNNNNNNNNNNNNNNNNNNNNNNNNNNNNNNNNNNNNNNNNNNNNNNNNNNNNNNNNNNNNNNNNNNNNNNNNNNNNNNNNNNNNNNNNNNNNNNNNNNNNNNNNNNNNNNNNNNNNNNNNNNNNNNNNNNNNNNNNNNNNNNNNNNNNNNN
Above is a window of Leishmania panamensis strain MHOM/PA/94/PSC-1 chromosome 22 sequence DNA encoding:
- a CDS encoding hypothetical protein (TriTrypDB/GeneDB-style sysID: LpmP.22.1200.A~disrupted due to non-sequenced internal amino acid repeat), yielding LEEEVSKVRGMSEEMSEERVGVEPCVCERRCIVVETRLSEFAEGFAFADEGAVAGGDGVVLLSTVEMFRREELWRRMWEEALELAEESTELLRMYYEDRLCSVERELECTSLECTDTLEKLEEFVNLLDGARGAERAAVHARDECERELHALQERYDREVAENQRLLLREGRGADDAPGGPTWTEGAVDFGAQRDSGGDDSIIEPGRRGDGGGRSAPVLRTIQEAASVGLGEQLEQLKREKEVLMEELEAKGVSYNDALALLNQHISQLMEELSVHLRGGETSASNARALLLEIAELRAAQERTGAFAEGGAPDSSS